ttggtaaaagaccaagtccatattatgacgacaacagctcaaataagcaaagagaaacggcagtccatcattactttaaaggtCAGTCGATATGGAAAATTGaaagaactttcaaagtttatTCTAGTGccgttgcaaaaaccatcaagcgctatgtggaaaatggctctcatgaggaccgccacaggaaaggaagacccagagttacctttgctgcagaggataagttcattagagttaaatgCACTTCAGatagcagcccaaataaatgcttcacagagttgaagtaacagacacatctcaacatcaactgttcagaggagaccgcgtgcatcaggccttcatggtcgaattgctgcaaagaaaccactactaaaggacaccaataagaaaaagagacttgctttggccaataaacacgatcaatggacattagaccggtggaaatctgtcttttggtctgatgagtccaaatttgagatttttggttccaaccgccgtgtctttgtgcgacgcagagtaggtgaacggatgatctccgcatgtgtggttgccatcgtgaagcatggaggaggaggtgtcatggtgtgggggtgctttgctggtgacactgttggtgatttttattgagaattcaaggcacacttaaccattatggctaccacagcattctttagcgagacgccatcccatctggtttgcgcttagtgggaccatcatttgtttttcaacaggacaatgatccaaaacacacctccaggctgtgtaaggactatttgaccaaggagagtgatgcagtgctgcatcagataacctggcctccacaatcccctgacctcatccccttggagatggtttgggatgagtttgaccgcagagtgaaggaaaagcagccaacaagtacacagcgtatgtgggaactccttcaagactgttggaaaagcattccccatgaagctggttgagtgtgcaaagctgtcattaaggcagagtgtggctactttgaagaatttaaaattacacttttttggatataacatgattccgtatgtgttcaTAAATGTGATgttttcacaattattctacaatatagtaaaaaattaagaaaaacctttTAGtacatgtgtccaaacttttgactggtaccatgTGTATTTGTTTTGctatttaaacttttttttacgGTAACCGCGGTCCTTTAGCTGGCCAATAACCGTTATTCAAAATTCCATGAACTATTTGATTCATGGAACTATTTCCATGAACTATTTGAACAATACTTCTCAAGGACTGGTTTTGCatgtcaaagatttttttttaaatcctaaaTTACAATGCAGTCTAGGGAATTTGACTATCTGATGAATGGTTTTGATGATACCGCAAAATGATGTAACTTCTCTAGGACAAACTGTATTCAATGTTTTGATTGTTTTTCCTTGTTCACACAGGAAAAAGACGTGGctattgtggatcctctgggaagcctcaacaacaacatcatcatgATGCTGATGACCCAGACTGGAGTCTCTCTGAATCAAAACACGTCAACAAACAACCGCAGAGACgtacagggaagaaatctcactaCTGCTGCactcagtgtgggaagagtttagCTGGTTCAGCGCAACTTAAAATGCACCAGAGAATccatacaggagagaaaccttacagctgctCACAGTGTGGAAAAAGTTTCAGTCTAAAAGGTAATCTTAAAATGCACCAGAAAACACATACAGGGGAAAAAATTCACCATTGCTCTGACTGCGGGAAAAGTTTTGCACAAAACTCCACTTTAAAAgcacacaagcaaacacacaagCCTGCCGCAGAAAGGCTTTACCAATGCTCCTTCTGCGAGAAGACGTTTTGTATTTTGGCAACCTTTAATTTCCATATGAAAATGCACACCAAAGAGAAACCGTTCTGACTGCGGAATGCGGTTCATTCATTTCAGTTTACTGAAAGCACATGAACATAAACACAAGCCCTCCGCCGAAAGGCCCTTCCGCTGCTCTGAATGCGGGGCGTGTTTTACTACAAAAGGTAATTTTAAATTTCACCAGCTGACGCACAACCGGGGAAAGAGACCTTACCGCTGCTCTGAGTGTGGGAACTGTTTCTCTCATCCGGTGTATCTGAAGAATCACCAGAAAAGGCACAGTAAAGAGAAGTCTGTTGTCTGCGACCTGTGTGGAAAGACCTTCAACCATCCTGATGACTTCAGAATTCACATGAAGATACACCGAGGAGTGAAACTGCACAACTGCTCCGACTGCGGCAGCAGCTTCATATTCCGCCGCCGTTTAATAACACACCAACGTGTGCATACTGGAGAGATGCCTTATGTCTGCAATCACTGTGGGAGGAGGTTTTCGCTGTCTCGTACTCTGGTGAATCACCAGCGAACGCACACGGGGGAAAAACCTTACCACTGTTCTTTCTGCGGGAAGAGCTTCAGTCGGTCACAAAACCTAGCTGCACACAAGAGAACTCATACTGGAGAGAAGCCTCATgcttgtgatcaatgtgggaagaagTTTTCCCGAACCGACGCGCTGGCTGTACACAAACGCACCCACACCGGAGAGAAGCCTTACAGCTGTGATATATGCAGGGAGAGGTTCACCTATTTAGTAGCCATGTTGAAACATAAGAAAGGACATGGTCATCTTGCAGGTGATGTACTCTGTGCTGAACAGCCTTAGAATGATCGAAGCTCTATGAATAGACTTTATTGTCCATTGTTTAACTTTTAGACTAAAGGGATTTGTCTTTTTGCTTACAATCTACCcatctagagagggagagagagagagacacaagcacacacggtggcaggtagcctagcggttagagcttaGGGCCTGTAACCGAAAAGTCACTTGTTCTAATCCTCGAGCCGACAAGGCAAAAAATCTGTTGctgtgccattgagcaaggcacctaaccctaattgctcctgggtCGCCGCTGATCATGGCTGACCCTGGCCGCGACTCCACTCTCCGATGGCGTCTCAGGGGAAGTTGTGATATGCAAAAAACAAGTGACCAATTCACACGTGTATATAagacacacttgtacatgtgaaaTAAGGACAATATAAacaccaaattattattattattattgttgcagacacacacacatgggttgGGAGCAGAGCTTTGTATGAGAGTGGTTACTTAGGGTTACGTTTGCTCAGCCCCGTCCCACAGCTGCCAGTGGACTGAAACACAAAGCCAGGATTGTGGCTTTAAACTGCCTGAAATTACAGGGTTCTGTACATACATTCAGTATCTGACAGGGAGACCTAACCTCTGCTCTTCTAGTACTGGGGTGGAGTTTCCCATAGCTACAGATCTATATAGGATCAGCTTCTTCTCCACAAATCCAAGCCTTAAAGCCCCTGTCAGTCTTTGTAATTTTACACTATGAGGTCGAAATAACactctgaaattgtgaaaattatgataatgcccatTTTGTGTGagtgcattttatttatttatcaaaatgcgtttttgggcagaaatgccttctggaacatgtgaactttcatgtgccttaatagcaaacttgtattccatccataaatatgaataaaattgttaaattactagcctagttggtttaaccacggaaaaagtcaggaaccttcccgctagccatgattgtctgagataatggatgggctggacatgctgggAGATGAGtgtggattggtctgccatgtagcatgcttctgtctataacgtgagATGTTCAGTATGTGTTGATAGTCCTTTCTACCGTGCcgtttttgaaagatataacgttagccatcgaggactacaaaagttttgctacttttctcaacaacattaatgccctgaatttagcaggcgctatcgacaaatcagttggaaaaagtgatgggctactttctgcacacgccacggtcagtgtgaaccagtgacttgacacaacgctggccaaacaagatgtagTTACAAATAAAAGGGAGTTaatggttccagtctgccgtgaagcgttcatctatatatacgggtaagagtctagctccATTTTCAGATAcaagtttctaattttgtcagaaagtcgctTTATTGCCAGTTAAAGGTTAGTTAGCTAGCGAACGATAGCTTGCTGGCTCTCTAGCTAACGTTCcgtgtatgatctgtgtcgtAACATTATTCGAATCAGAaaaccatttgcattgctaggtatagcctaatgttagctagctaacattgaacctagtttgtGAGCTTTAGCTACCTGCCGATTCATACCACAGCTAGATACATGTctgaacaaaagactccacttcaaCCGGATTATTTAACGACACGTCaaattagccaggtgtgtctgggggagattatggccatctattgtatttcatgaacatgtgtacatgtctagacaatagggacccatccacttagctagatgtggctgggggagtggtttagcatttctttcacatgacccatcaatttagataAATGTGTCGGGTAAGCGTCATCTAACAATtacaaaatatgtaaaaaaaaatatatatatatatatatatatctggacACTTcctgtttttgatattgctactatgcaagtaaccatttcactgtaccgtttacaccttctgtatgctgtgcatgtgacaaataaactttaatTTGATATAGCGTGTGTTTAGGACATGGCCCACTCATCCTTTataaagagcacacagtgccacctACAGAACAGAAACAGATTAACTGACAAAAGCATTTCCAACGAACTCCCCTCGGTTGAGTTATATacagttatttaaaaaatatgcaTATATATTAAAACATCTTGCATATCTTAATTTATTTCCACAATTAACAAATAATATGCATAATAAAGTTGGCAGTTCATACGAAGGATTGTTACCTATAATCTTTAGTGTAAGGGAACCAATGTTATTTTGTCTTAACTACGTCTGTTGATTTGTAATTGTGTGTTATGCTAATCTGATGGTAGTGCAAGTGATGTGCAATGTGATGGTTGATGCTGCCTCTCTCATTGCTACAGTAATATTGGTTTACACCTCAAATGTTGCATTGATATCGACTGTTTGCAGATATGACCTGTATTTACTGTTTGTCTGATGTTCTCATTCATTAACAAAGAACTTCAGttcgtttcagaatgggtggcgaggaataagttagtcctaaatatttcaaaaactaaaagcaatgTATtttggacaaatcattcactataccctaaacctcaactaagtcttgtaataaataaatgtggaaattgagcaagttgagatgactaaactgcttgcagtaaccctggattgtaaactgtcatggtcaaaacatattgagtcaacagtagctaagatggggagaagtctgtctataataaagtgcttctctaccttcttaacaacactatcaacaaggcaggtcctacaagcTCTTGTTTTGTCGcacctagactactgttcagccacaaagagggacttaggaaaattgcaattggctcagaacaggacagtacggctggcccttggatgtacccagagagcaaacattaataatatgcatgtcaatctctcctggctcaaagtggaggagagattgacttcatcacttctTGTATTTGttagaggtattgacatgttgaaagcgcctagctgtctgtttaaacgactagcacacagcgcagacacccatacataccccacaagacatgccaccagaggtccctTCATAGTCCCCAagcccagaacagactatgggaggcgcaccgtactatatagagccatgactacatggaactctgttccacatcagataactgatgcaagcagtagaatcagatttaaaaacagatgaaaatacaccgtatggggctcccgagtggctcagcggtctaaggcactgcatctcagtgctagaggcatcactacagaccctggttcgattccaggctgtatcacaactggccgtgattgggagtcctatagggcggcgcacaattggcccagcgtcgtccgggtttgggtttggccggggtaggccgtcattgtaaataagaatttgttcttaactgacttgcctagttaaatacaggttagGTAAGGAACAGCAGGGACTTTGAAGCAACACATTAAaggcacacacacatgataacagaTTTTGTGTCggagatatgtggtagtggagtaggggtcaGAGGGCAAatacttagtgtgttgtgaaatctgttatgaatgttttgtaatgtttttaaaattgtatagcTGCCTTAATTTTgacagaccccaggaagagtagctgctgtcttggcaggaactaatggggatccataataaatacaagtaCAAAATAAACGGCTGGGGGTAAGGCTCAAAATTGACATGCATATTTAGCAAGTATCAGATTTTTACACACTAGAGTCATTATTTCCAATGGCAATCTACCAGCATTACCTTGAAAAAAGAAGCAGCTTAAATGCAGAGGCTGGCTGAATTCAATAAATGTAAGACTAAGCAAGAACAAACTTGCAGTCCTTGCATAGCTCAGTCTgagaatttgagagtggttacatttctccagcctcatccctcagctgtttacccaaAAAACGGACTGCTTTGTCGGGGTGACTTTTGCTGTTGGAATCCCAGATTGCTCCATTATTTAAAGTACAATATTTTATGGTATTAAAAATCTGTTTTCTGAGTAATAAGTCCACAGTCACAAAGGAAGTGTATGTAGATCTACATGTTTTTAATCAATGCTCAACATTTCACCCTGAAAATCATATTTTATGAAACACAGGAAAATGGTAAGACTTTGATCTTCAATACTTTGGTCTTGTTTATTCAGCAACTTCTTTTCCCTGTAAGAAGAAAGAAAAAATATAATGGATCAGTAATAATAATGAACATGATAAATATATGGATAGAATATAatgtatcagtaataataatgaaCATGATAAATATATGGATAGAATATAATGGATCAAGTCTTTAGTGCTCAGTGCTCAGCTTGGATTTTAGATGTTGAAGTACTAACTGAATTACTCTCATTAGATTGTTTAGCCCTTCCTAAAATGTTCTTCTTAGAGATCTTCAATACAGTTGAGTGTAAAAGGTCTGTGTTGACCTCTGAGAAGACCGACTCATAGGTGGTGTTGATGTGGTCATATCTGAACATGAGTCAGGTACAGGTTTAGCAGCAGTTCTGTACCTTTCCAGAGTCACGGGTCTTGGCTCTGAGCTTGTTGACCTGAGTCTCAGCGATGTCAGCACGCTCCTCAGCCTCCTCCAGCTCATGTTGAACCTTCCTGAACTTAGACATATGGCTATTGGCTGCTTCCTCCTGGgtgaggaaaagagagggagagcagaacaTCAGCATTTAAAGTTTGAAGCTTCAGGCAGCAAATCAAAATTGTGTTTTTAAAAGGTATTTAAAAAACTAAATACAAGATTTAGGATAACAATGTATACAGGGAGCTAGATGATACAGCAGAGAAAGTGAGTGGCAAAATGGGGGATCAAACCACTGCCTCCAGCACTACCACTAGACCAGCTAATGAATATTCAACCCCTCTCCTTTAAGTTGGTAACACATTAACACAGGAGGCACTCACAAATGTGTATAATTTCTTCAGTGTTTACTTGCATTGTCAATTGTCATTGTTGACTGATGTGCTGTTGCTGTAGCAACACTTACTTCAAACTATGTAGTTTTGTCTGTGACTCACCGCTTCCTCAGAATTCCTCTTGTAGGCCTTCACTTTCATCTGCAGCTTATCTACCAGGTCCTGAAGTCTGTTAACGTTCTTCTTATCCTCCTCAGTCTGTGAGAGAAGAGCAAAGAATAAATgtcagtatagttttatacacAAACCTGTCTGTGTTAGTGTCAAGTGTGTGAAGAATGCACTTTCTCTTACCTGGTAAGTGAGCTCCTTGACTCTGCGCTCATACTTGCGGACTCCCTTGACTGCGTCTACACCTCTTCTCTGCTCTGCCTCCACCTCAGTCTCGAGCTCACGCACCTTTGTGGAACAACTACATTTAGGCATTTGTTTGAGGTGGTGAAACAAATCTTTGTAAAACAGAAGTAGAGTCTTCTACCCAGTCAAGGAGGCACAATCGTTGTCTTTCACTATGTATTTTTCCAAGTGGTTCCCAAAGTGGAATTTACATTTAAATTTGTGAATGAATATTGCTAGCAACAACAGATGAAACTACCAAGGATCTGTGGAACAAGATTAGAAGGtccaatacaatacaatgtaatATTATTAATCCACTATTTATGTTCTAAACCCTTAGATGTACAACATGGGCATGGGAGGCTCACAGGGATACTGGTAGGCACATTATTCTGACAATTATACATTTTAAAAGTCAATTCTTCTTGTAGTTATAATATATAGGACTCTTTTTTTATTTGACCGATTTTGTCGTGCATTTAGCAGTGCATGTTGCAGTACCAGTATGACCAACAGAGGCCGCCACTCGCCTCTTTTAATGTTATGAGTTTGCTTCTGTTATGGGGGCTCGCGAAGTTTGCCAAGTGAGTCCACAGCAAGACAGAAACACCgacataaatatatttttatgtctttatttttaaGGTAAGTGAGTGGAAAAGCACCATATTATCGAGAGTAATGTTTTTTTGTTCTTTCCCAGGAGCCAAGACTTGATTAGTCCGACCATGCACTGCTGAAGTCATAGTAAAACTGCGTGGATGCTATTTATATCGTACTCTAATGTAAGAGTTGTGTTCTGATATTATGAGGGGGTCCCTGATGAATTCACTATCACCAAAGGGATCCTTATATGATCAAATACATTTCCAGCAATCAGTCTTTCAATCCACCCTAATCCACCCTGCTGGTAACTCACCCTGGACTCCAGTTTCTGGAGCTGCTTCTTGCCTCCCTTCATGGCCAGATTCTCAGCCTCATCCAGGCGGTGCTGCAGGTCCTTGACTGTGACCTCCAGGTTCTTCTTCATCCTCTCCAGGTGAGAACTGGTGTCCTGCTCTTTCTTCAGCTCCTCGGCCATCATGGCCGCCTGGAATAGTAGTTTGTTTCATTTATGCACCAATTGGCACAAATCATAACGTCCCTCTGAGATCTTTATTGTGGTTAACCAGCCCAGCTACCATTGGCCATTAGGGACAAATTAATTTGATGTAATTCAAGGACTCACGTCAGTGATGGCCTTCTTGGCCTTCTCTTCTGCATTCCTGGCCTCCTGGACGATGTCGTCCACCTCTCCCTGCACCTGCACCAGGTCAGTCTCCAGCTTCTTCTTGGTGTTCAGAAGGCTGGTGTTCTGAAGGAGGAAACAAGACGATTTGTTTGACTCTCAAGAGAACGTACAAGGCTGAAATGATTCAACTCTCAAAGCAAGCATTGTCCATTTCAAGATGTGTTTAAACAGTATGCTTGGTTGGAAATGGCTTTTGACCCATACCTGGGAGTGCAGCAGTCCAACACGCTCGCTGGCGTCTACCAGCTCAGTCTCAGCCACTTTGcggcctctctctgtctgctccagaGCAACTCTCAGCTCCTCGATTTCAGCCACCATCAGACCGTTTCTGCGCTCCACCATGGCTGCCTGCTCCTTCATGTCTTCTGCGACACGGACGGCGTCATCAAGGTGCAATTGGGCATCCTGTGGTTCACAATGACATACGTTCATTAGGACTTGTGGAAGTAGGGGTGATAGGATGGGTGATATAAATGTTAATTGGGAAGACTTTCCGCAGTATCCCTACCTTTCTATAGTACATAGTTCACTCTATTCAATTCCTCtgttgtattattttctacagaTTTCAAAACAAATCCCTCTCCATGTTCAGATTTTGGAGCTTGATGTCCCTTTACCTTGAGCTGTCCCTGGACATTCCTCAGCTGTTTCTGGGCCTCAGCTGCCTGCCTGTTGGAGTGGCTCAGCTGGATCTCCATCTCGTTCAGGtctccctccatcttcttcttcacCCTCATGGCATCATTCCTGCTCCTGACCTCAGAGTCCAGGGTGCTCTGCATGGAGTCAACCACCCTCTGGCTGTTCCTCTTGATCTGCTCCATCTCCTCGTCCTTCTCAGCGATCTTCCTGTCCACCTCACCCTTGATCTGGTTCAGCTCCAGCTGCACACGCAGAATCTTGGATTCCTCATGCTCCAGTGTTCCCTGGACAAACAGAAGCAGTCAGGCCAATTGTGTTCAATACATTTGGATGTAGGAATTAAATATATATGACTACAATAAACTCCAATACAGGGATCATTGGACTGTAGCTGGCGTTGGCTAGTGCAGCACTGCTTTCCCCATCAAACAGCTGTAGTTTGTACCTCAGCCTCCTCCAGAGCGGTCTGGATCTCAGACTTCTCTGTCTCCACGGTCTTCTTGGCCTTCTCCAGCTCATGGATGCTCTTACCAGTCTCTCCAATCTGCTCAGTCAGGTCAGAGATCTcctctgcgcacacacacacacacacacgggagcaGTTTAGACTTGGGAGATTTTCAGTGGATATCGGCAATGTGCTGAATTTGACATTAAATCATATTAACAGTTAATTAGCAGCACTTGCAAATCTAATCGCCTACCACTTATTTGGAATGTTAAAAGGAATACCGACTACAAGTACAACAATATATACAAATTATACTGTACATGTCATTTCTGAAATGGTGTAATATTAAGGGTGATGATTGCAGTTCCCTCCATTTTCAAAACACTAGTCAAACATGAGCCAAATAGAACTGCTGTTAAATGCTTACGTTGCaggttcttgttctctctcttcagaGTCTCCAGATGATCCAGAGCCTCCTCGTAGGAGTTCTTCATCTTGAAGAGTTCAGTGCTCATAGAGCGAGCCTCCTTCTGAGCTCCTTCCAGCTcagcctggccctcctcataCTTCTGCTTCCACTCTGCCAGAACCTAGGGAAATCCATGGGATTTTCATTAGAAGTCGAAGATGAAGAGATTTTAAATTAGAAATATGCAACAATTATACAATTGATAAAAATGATAGGTTTATTCATTTTCACCTTGTCAAAGTTCCTCTGCTTCTTGTCGAGGTTGGCGGCCAATGCGTTGGCTCTCTCAACATCTATCATGaggtcctccacctctccctgcagCCTCTGCTTGGTCTTCTCCAGGGAGGCGCACTTGGAGTTGGTCGCCTCAATGGTCTCCTCAGCATCCTGCAGACGCTGGGCCAGCTTCTTCCTGTTGGACAACAGAGGGTGGTTTTATGGtgtaacttttttttattttgacaAACAATACATATTGATGTAACATTTTCTCAGAGCCCCCTACCACCCTCACCATCCACACCATATCTGATTTTTTTCTGTTGCGTGCGACTCACTTGGCCTCCTCCAGTTCCTCTGTGCGCTGGATAGCATCAGTTTCATACTTAGTCCTCCACTGAGCCACCTCACTGTTGGCCTTGGACATGCCGCGTTGCAGCTCTGCCTtggcctcctgctcctcctcaaaCTGCTCCCTCAGGAGGTCACAGTCGTGGCGGGCAGACTGAACACCGTGGGCCAGTGCGTttttagcctgtgagaaagaaggacaaagacaaagagagattagagagatcaAACAAATGACAGTAGGAGTCTTTGAGGGTGGAGAGACAGTAGGAATCTCTGAGGGTGGCGTAGTCACCATCTATGTGAAGATATGGCTCTAAACTCTCCATTAGCTCTGAACTGTTTGCCCTGTGGGGTCCATTTTGGGTCCCTTACCTTGACCTCCTCCTCAATCGCCctcttcagctcctccacctgCTGGGTGAAGGCCTGTTTTCCTCTGGTCAGTTGAGACACCAGAGCTTCCTTCTCCTCCAGCTGGCGGCCAAACTCACctgcagggacagagggacatctTGTAAATAGGGTCTCTGTTCTCTTGGATTGAAAATGTATTTTGAGGTATCGTAGGGCAATGTTAGGTGGTGAATTGTGCAGTATAAACTGTGTGGATACAGCCCCCAGCACATTATTCTGTTTTACTGAAGGAAAGCGTTGGCTTGTTTTTCATTGTTGATGGTACCATTTTCTGTCAAGAGTCTGGCCCTCTGTCCGCTAATGTCGTTGACCTGGCGAACATTCTCATCATTCTTAGTCTTGAGCTCACTCAGCTGGTCCTCAAGAGTACGGCATATCTTCTCCAGATTTCCCTGTTAGTGAAACAtgttccatcattactttatATACATGTGACTCCTGTCAACTTCTGTTCACTTGAATGGTAATGTAGTTGACCCTCCTCAACACCGCTTGAACAAAACATTACTACTCACCTTAGCCTTGGCGATGGCCTCCATGTTGCTGGAGAGGTCATCAATCTCCATCTTGTATTcgctcttctccttctccagctTCTGCTTGACGCGCTGCAGGTTGTCGATCTGCTCCCCGAGCTCAGCCACACTGTCGGCCTGCTTCTTGCGCAGAGCGGCGGCTGTGGCCTCATGCTGCAGGGTGGACTCTTCAAGATCACGACGCAGCTTCTGGAACTCAGCCTCACGCTTCTTGTTCATCTCAATCTGAGCAGCAGTGGCGCCTCCGGCCTCCTCCAGCCTCTCGCTGATCTCCTCAAGTTCCCTGGAGAGATCGGCCCTCTGCTTCTCAACCTTAGCCCTGGCAGCACGCTCAGCCTCAAtttcctcctccagctcctcaaTACGGGcctagaacagggggcaggagCAGGGGGGATGAACACTACAATACAGTTGAAACAATTGAACCTCACAAAGTAATACTAGTATGTATATTTAGCATAAATGTGTTTAATACGAAGCCAGTTACACTAATATATTCAGTAGACAGTGTCCCATGCAGGAGCCAAAACCACAATGTTAAGAAACACCATCTTCCAACCTACTCAGCTATCAGAAGCCACCTGGGAAAATGTGTGCTACCAGAATAATGTTTTTCAGGAAATGATTCAAGTCTGTGCTTTTCTGTACTGGAGCTTATATCCTGTACTGTACCTGGAGTTCCTTGATCTTCTTCTGCAGCTGAGCTCCCAGAGACTGCTCATCCTCAACCTTGCTGAGGAGCTGGGTGGTCTCAAACTCCTTCCTAAGAAACACAAACACGTTGACTGCAGAGTTGGTTTTGTTTTGATAGTGTAAAGGGAGAGGATCATACCATTCACTTTGCTTTTAAGAATCACATACAAATGCTAATTCATAATTACAAGTATTAGCCAAGAACAACCATTATAGCAGGTAATACTGCAGTCAGTTGTTTGTGTTTACTTCTTGATTTTCTCATCAGCCTGCTG
The DNA window shown above is from Salvelinus fontinalis isolate EN_2023a chromosome 40, ASM2944872v1, whole genome shotgun sequence and carries:
- the LOC129839091 gene encoding gastrula zinc finger protein XlCGF7.1-like, producing the protein MRFIHFSLLKAHEHKHKPSAERPFRCSECGACFTTKGNFKFHQLTHNRGKRPYRCSECGNCFSHPVYLKNHQKRHSKEKSVVCDLCGKTFNHPDDFRIHMKIHRGVKLHNCSDCGSSFIFRRRLITHQRVHTGEMPYVCNHCGRRFSLSRTLVNHQRTHTGEKPYHCSFCGKSFSRSQNLAAHKRTHTGEKPHACDQCGKKFSRTDALAVHKRTHTGEKPYSCDICRERFTYLVAMLKHKKGHGHLAGDVLCAEQP